TACGGTGCGGGCCTGCGTATCGGCGAGGCAGTGGGCCTGACCGGTGCGATCCTGCCGCTCGGCGCGACGATGAGCGTCACCGGCAAGCGCGACAAGACCCGGATCGTGCCCCTGCTTCCGCAAGTGAAGGCCGCGATCGAGGCCTATGCGGCGATCAGCCCGTGGGGCGTGGCGCGCGACGCGCCGCTGTTCCGGGGTGCGAAGGGCGGGCCGTTGCCGGCGGGAGCGATCCGCAAGTCGGTGCGCTCGGCCCGCGCCGCGCTCGGCCTGTCCGACCGCACCACGCCGCACGCGCTGCGCCACAGTTTCGCGACGCATCTGCTCGGCCGCGGGGCCGATCTGCGCGCGCTGCAGGAGTTGCTGGGCCATGCCAGCCTGAGTTCGACCCAGATCTACACTGCGGTCGACGCCGCGCATCTGCTCGATGTGTACCGCAACGCCCACCCAAGGGCATGATCTTTCCGGGTTTTATGTTATTCGGGTAGCCGGAAGGGGGCCCCAATGATCGATCCATATGCCGCAGACGTCGCAGCGGTTCAGCGTATTCCCGAAGTCGAGGCGATGCTTGAGGATGTGTGCCGGGCGACCGGCATGGGCTTCGCCGCCATCGCGCGCGTGACCGCCGACCGGTGGATCGCATGTCAGCTGCTCGACAAGATCGAGTTCGGCCTGAAGCCGGGGGACGAGCTGAAGATCAAGACCACGATCTGCGACGAGATCCGTGTCAGCGGGCAGGGCGTGTTCATCGATCATGTCGGCGCCAATGACGCGTGGCGCACCCATCACACGCCGGCGATGTATGGCTTCGAAAGCTATATCTCGATCCCGATCCTGCTGGCCGATGGCAGCTTTTTCGGCACGCTGTGCGCGATCGATCCCTCGCCCCGCGAAGTCAGCCTGCGCGATCTGGTGCCGCTGTTCGAGAAATATGCCGGGGAGATCGCGGCCCGGCTCGACGCGATGCGGATCGAAGTCCGCGCCTAGCGCTGGCTGCGTGGTTTCCAGGTCAGGACGCGCCATACATAGAGCCCGATCACGGCCACGATGATCGCGGTCACGACCGGGGCGATCCAGTGATCGATCGTCTCGAAATTGGTGCCCAGCCAGAAGCCCACGCCGACCAGCATCGTGTTCCAGATCGCGCTGCCGATGGTGGTATAGACGATGAAGCGCCAGCGCGGCATCTGGAGCAGGCCCGCGGGAATCGAGATCACCGTCCGGCCGATCGGCATGAAACGGAACACCAGCACGGTGATCCCGCCCCAGCGATCGAAGAAGCCGCGCAGCTTCTCGACATCCTCCCAGTCCATCGTCAGCCAGCGGCCCCAGCGATCGACCGCGGGCTTGAGCCGCTGATAGCCGAAGCGCAGCCCGATCTCGTACCAGAACAGATTGCCGAAGATGCAGCCCAGCGTGCCGA
Above is a genomic segment from Sphingomonas sp. G-3-2-10 containing:
- a CDS encoding GAF domain-containing protein, which translates into the protein MIDPYAADVAAVQRIPEVEAMLEDVCRATGMGFAAIARVTADRWIACQLLDKIEFGLKPGDELKIKTTICDEIRVSGQGVFIDHVGANDAWRTHHTPAMYGFESYISIPILLADGSFFGTLCAIDPSPREVSLRDLVPLFEKYAGEIAARLDAMRIEVRA
- a CDS encoding DedA family protein codes for the protein MTNWLDWGYLGIFLLMVLENVIPPVPSEVIMSLGGIAAGQGKMDFTLLVLVGTLGCIFGNLFWYEIGLRFGYQRLKPAVDRWGRWLTMDWEDVEKLRGFFDRWGGITVLVFRFMPIGRTVISIPAGLLQMPRWRFIVYTTIGSAIWNTMLVGVGFWLGTNFETIDHWIAPVVTAIIVAVIGLYVWRVLTWKPRSQR
- a CDS encoding tyrosine recombinase XerC, which gives rise to MTLPLPTLYAHHLSRDRRRSAHTVRAYQATAERLIAFLQSHWGGEANREALAKVSAADLRAFLAFRRGEGLANTSAARELSAVRGFLKWTVGDAAELPRLKGPRVKKGVPRPIAPHEAVALAEMVAEEPDEPWIGARNWAVLLLLYGAGLRIGEAVGLTGAILPLGATMSVTGKRDKTRIVPLLPQVKAAIEAYAAISPWGVARDAPLFRGAKGGPLPAGAIRKSVRSARAALGLSDRTTPHALRHSFATHLLGRGADLRALQELLGHASLSSTQIYTAVDAAHLLDVYRNAHPRA